The sequence CACCGGAGCCATAGGGGACAACGTGTTGTCGCACAAATTAATTGCGCCGTCAACATTTTTCTTTCTGAGCTTTTCTAAAATTTGGTTTATAAAAGTTTTTCTTGTAACTTTAGATTTGTTTTTAAATTCCATAAGCTTTAAAATAATTACGGCTATAGATAAAACCGACGCGCCTATTAAAATCCAAAACGGCCAGCCGCCCATCCAAATTATTGCAAAAACGCTTTTACCGGCAAACATTGTTCCACCTCTTTATATTTTTTTATTTGTCGCTTAAATTTGGAGACCACGACGGAGTAAACGAACTTCCCGGCATTGCCGCAAGTTTTCTGGTTCCGGAACCGTCTATAGCCATTATGTATATTTCGCTCTTTCCGGATCTGTTTGAAGAAAATACCACAAATCTGCCGTCGGGAGACCATGTGGGGTTTTCGTTGTTTCTTTGTCCGTTTGTGAGTTTTGTAACTTTTGCCGTGGGCAAATCGTAAACGTATAAATCGTAGTTTCCGCCGGGCTGTCTCATAGTGAAAACTATTTTATCTCCTCTCGGGGACCACGCCGGAGAATCGCAATATCCCGAAGTGGTAAGCCTTCTGACGTTTCCGCCTTCAACGTTCATTATGTAAAGCTGCGGATAACCCGGTCTGTCCGATATAAAAACTATTTCCTGACCGTTCGGGGCAAACGTCGCGCTTGTATCTATTGCCGCGCCGTCGGTAAGTCTGCGCAATATTTCGCCTTTGGGCGTTATAAGATATAAGTTTGGAGCTTTGCCGCGAGAAAGGGTAAGAATAATTTTTGTTCCGTCCGGAGAAAAAGAGCCCGTGGCGTTAAGCCCCGTATATTTTGAAATTACGCTTCTCTTATTTTTCTCAAGATCTAAAAACATTAAATCCGGATTGTTATATATGTAGCTGGTGTATATTATTCCGCTTCCGTCCGGCGACCACTTCGGCAAAAGATTTATTTTACCGTCTTTTGTAAGCCTTCTCAAATTGTGTCCGTCATAATCTACAATATACAGCTCTTTATTTTTTGTGCTGTTGTTTACAAAAACTATTTTTGAACCGGCTATGCCGCGCTCGCCCGTGAAACGGCGAATAATTTCGTCGCTTATTGAATGCGCTATAGTTCTTGAGTCCGCTTTTTTAGCGGTATAATTTTGTTTCCAAATAACCTGTCCGGACATAACGTCGTAAAGTTTAGCTTCCGTAGTAAACTGTCCGTCTGAAGTTTTTACAATGTCGGCGCCAAGCAAAACCGACGCGCCTTTTTTATCCCAAAATTCAAGCTGCTGCGCAAAAGGTATATTTTTTGAAGGATCGCCCAAAATAATGTTGAAATATCTTGAAAGAATAAGATCGTTTTCTACGGCTTCTTTTAAAACCGCCGCGTTGCTTGCGCTTTCGTCAAGCCCGTCGGAATAGCTAAACGACTGAATTGCAATGTCAGACCTGCTTCCGGTAGCGGAAAGAGACAAATAAATGTCTCCCTGCGCAAAAACCGACGAAGCGAAAAACAAAACTAACGACGCCAAAGCTAAAATTTTTTTCATTTTTTAATTCCTGTATTTAAACTCAAAATAAACGCCTAAAGAATCTTTCTCGTAATCTTCCGGAAGAGGAGCAAACGGACTTGCAAGCTCAATGGCGCGCGCGGCGTTTCTGTCATAACCGGAATCGCCGGACGAGTCCGTAACTTTTATATCAACAACGGCTCCGTTTTTAAGTATTCTAAAAAACACTACAGCTCTAAGCTTTCCGTAACTTTCCGTCCACTGCCAAAATCTTCCTATTTTTCGCACAACGGTGTTAGTGTAATACGCATATTTAAAATCTTGAGTGTCTAACGACAATCCGCCGTATTGCGAACCTGCGACTTCATTAGTAGGTTTTGTTTCCGACTGTTGTGTTTTAGGGGTATTATCTACCGGCTTGGATTTTTCCGGCTTCTTAGATTTGTCTTTTACGGCAACGTCGCCTTTTTTAGGCGGTTCTTCTTTCGGCTGCTGCTTTTTAGGTTCTTCCTTAGGCGCAACGGGAGCCGGGTCTGCGCGCTGCACAGACGGAGTAAAAAAAGAAACCTCTATCGGTACCGACATAAAAACACGATTATGCCTTATGCGGTGTATTTCATATATGAGAACTGCCGTCAAATGCAATGCGATTGCAATCGCAAGATATTTAATTAACGAATCTGTATTATCTCTTTTTAACATCACTATACGCTCTGATTTTTTCTCTTGCCGTCAGAGCTTCCGAACTCTGAGGATAGTCTTTAACTATCAAAGCGAAAATATTTAACGCGTCGCTTTTCTTGTCTAAAGCCTCATAACTAAGAGCTGTTTTAAGTTTTGCGGTTACTGTTAAATCCGACAACTTGTAATTTTTTTCAACTTTTTTGTATTCTTCAACGGCTCTGTCCCAGTTTTTTAGGGAATACATGCACTCGCCCATATAAAACTGCGCTTGAGGGGCAAGCTCCGAAGACGGGAATTTTTCAATGAAAGATTTAAAACCTTGATATGATAAATCGTATTTTCCTCGGGCGTAATCGCTGTATGCGGTTTGATAAACGCTTACGGGAGAAACTTGAGCCAATGGCGCCGCCGGCGCAAGATTAGGAGCGGTATTTGTAGCCGCGGATAAATCGTAAGCGTCCACAATTTTTGCGCTCTGGCTGTTTCTTATTTCATTTTCAAGCGCCTGAACTTTTTGCGTAAGTATAAGAATTTTATTTTGAATATCTTTTACCGTTTCGTTTAACACGTCGGAATTTCCGGTGGCGGAATCTGTTTTGAGAGATAAATCCGCATTTCTGGTTTGCAGCTCGCTAAAATTTATTTGCATCTGCGAAACTTCGTCGCGCAACTGAGTTAAATCTTTTGAATTTGCGGGAACGCATCCGGAAACTGCAAATACGCTAACTAATAATACGGCAGGCAAAATATATTTTTTCATATTAACACCCAATGAATATTTTTTTAATTATTATTTTTGATTCTTTGATTCGGATCTTCTGTTTTCAGACCATGCCGCTTCGTTGGAAGCCGGGTTAGCCGGTTTTTCTTCGCCGTAGGAAATTGTAGCTATTCTGTTTCCGGCAACGCCAAGCTGTATATAATATTGGCGAACAGTTGAAGCTCTGCGCTGCGCAAGAGTAAGATTATATTCCGTGGTTCCTCTTTCGTCGGTATGGCCTTCAACTACTATGTTTACTTTAGGATTTTTCAAAAGCCATTTTGCGTTATCTTTCAATGTTTCAATAGCGGAAGCCGAAAGTTCGCTTTTGTCAAAATCAAAACGTATGGTTTTTAAATTAGGATTTGTTTCCGTTTCGCCTCTGTAAGTAGGTTCTACGGAAGTATCAACGGTTCCCGAACTGTCCGCGCCGCTTCCCGGCTGAACGTCGCCTTTTTTACAGCCTGCAGCAAACACCAAAACGCCAAACATTGCCAACAAAAGAATTTTTTTCATAATATAACTCCCGTGTATAAATTTATGCTTCGTTTTGCAACACCTATATATGCTTTGTTTTGCAACACCTATAATAGTATATTTTACATTTTATAACAGAACGAGTCAACAACTGCCGCCGCCGTTAAAGCTTATGTTTTCTGACGTGTTCTTTAAGATAAAGACCCGTGAAAGATTCTTTAACTTTCATAATATCTTCAGGCGAACCTTCGGCTACTACTTTTCCGCCGCGCTCGCCGCCTTCGGGACCTAAATCTACAATCCAATCCGCGGTTTTTATGACGTCTAAATTATGCTCTATTACAATAACGCTGTTGCCGGCATATGTAAGCCTCTGCAAAACTTCAAGCAGTTTGCCGACGTCGGCAAAGTGAAGTCCGGTAGTTGGCTCATCAAGAATATAAATTGTGCGGCCGGTGGCTTTTTTTGAAAGTTCCGCGGCAAGTTTTACTCTTTGCGCTTCGCCGCCAGATAACGTTGTGGCTTGCTGCCCTATTTTTATATATCCCAAACCTACGTCGTCAAGGGTTTTTAAAATTCTGTTAAGTGTGGAAAAATTCTCAAAAAATTTCACGCCTTCTTCAACCGTCATTTCTAAAATTTCGCTG is a genomic window of Endomicrobium proavitum containing:
- a CDS encoding tetratricopeptide repeat protein, translating into MKKYILPAVLLVSVFAVSGCVPANSKDLTQLRDEVSQMQINFSELQTRNADLSLKTDSATGNSDVLNETVKDIQNKILILTQKVQALENEIRNSQSAKIVDAYDLSAATNTAPNLAPAAPLAQVSPVSVYQTAYSDYARGKYDLSYQGFKSFIEKFPSSELAPQAQFYMGECMYSLKNWDRAVEEYKKVEKNYKLSDLTVTAKLKTALSYEALDKKSDALNIFALIVKDYPQSSEALTAREKIRAYSDVKKR
- the tolB gene encoding Tol-Pal system beta propeller repeat protein TolB; amino-acid sequence: MKKILALASLVLFFASSVFAQGDIYLSLSATGSRSDIAIQSFSYSDGLDESASNAAVLKEAVENDLILSRYFNIILGDPSKNIPFAQQLEFWDKKGASVLLGADIVKTSDGQFTTEAKLYDVMSGQVIWKQNYTAKKADSRTIAHSISDEIIRRFTGERGIAGSKIVFVNNSTKNKELYIVDYDGHNLRRLTKDGKINLLPKWSPDGSGIIYTSYIYNNPDLMFLDLEKNKRSVISKYTGLNATGSFSPDGTKIILTLSRGKAPNLYLITPKGEILRRLTDGAAIDTSATFAPNGQEIVFISDRPGYPQLYIMNVEGGNVRRLTTSGYCDSPAWSPRGDKIVFTMRQPGGNYDLYVYDLPTAKVTKLTNGQRNNENPTWSPDGRFVVFSSNRSGKSEIYIMAIDGSGTRKLAAMPGSSFTPSWSPNLSDK
- a CDS encoding energy transducer TonB, with amino-acid sequence MLKRDNTDSLIKYLAIAIALHLTAVLIYEIHRIRHNRVFMSVPIEVSFFTPSVQRADPAPVAPKEEPKKQQPKEEPPKKGDVAVKDKSKKPEKSKPVDNTPKTQQSETKPTNEVAGSQYGGLSLDTQDFKYAYYTNTVVRKIGRFWQWTESYGKLRAVVFFRILKNGAVVDIKVTDSSGDSGYDRNAARAIELASPFAPLPEDYEKDSLGVYFEFKYRN
- the pal gene encoding peptidoglycan-associated lipoprotein Pal, which gives rise to MKKILLLAMFGVLVFAAGCKKGDVQPGSGADSSGTVDTSVEPTYRGETETNPNLKTIRFDFDKSELSASAIETLKDNAKWLLKNPKVNIVVEGHTDERGTTEYNLTLAQRRASTVRQYYIQLGVAGNRIATISYGEEKPANPASNEAAWSENRRSESKNQK